The Impatiens glandulifera chromosome 3, dImpGla2.1, whole genome shotgun sequence genome contains a region encoding:
- the LOC124932609 gene encoding protein HEAT INTOLERANT 4-like, with product MKKGGTKRKRNESKKPAELDETNNDALVQEIPNKEDEERNPAEGTGASKNARKSRGRAKLSIPEAEPEYFLEKRNLEDLWQQAFPVGTEWDLLDKVYQYKWDFSNLEKEFEEGGELYQKRVYLFGCSEPQFVSFKDESKVTYVPAIVVVIAPFQPSDKIGIKSVQRVDEEIVPMKHMKMEWIPYIPLEDRGSMVERLKSQIFILSCAQRRSSLKHLKEERIKKYEYCLPYLYNPFKEDEVEQSTIVDIMFPAEPKPVFCEFDWELDELEEFTDNLVESEELTEDQKDPFKEFVKEKVRETKKANREVRDARKKALEEMSEEKKTAFQNMRFLKFYPVTTPDAPDISGVKSPFINRYYGKAHKVL from the exons ATGAAGAAGGGTGGTACTAAGAGGAAAAGGAACGAATCCAAAAAGCCCGCTGAGTTGGACGAAACAAATAATGATGCACTAGTTCAAGAAATACCTAATAAGGAGGATGAGGAAAGAAATCCTGCAGAGGGAACCGGGGCAAGTAAGAATGCACGAAAATCCCGTGGAAGAGCTAAACTTTCGATACCTGAAGCTGAACCCGAGTACTTTCTTGAAAAACGCAATTTG GAAGACCTATGGCAACAAGCTTTCCCAGTTGGGACAGAG TGGGACCTGTTGGATAAAGTTTATCAGTACAAATGGGATTTCTCCAATCTTGAA AAAGAATTTGAAGAAGGTGGAGAGCTGTACCAGAAGAGAGTCTATCTGTTTGGCTGTTCGGAGC CTCAATTTGTCTCCTTCAAGGATGAATCTAAAGTAACATATGTACCCGCAATTGTTGTT GTGATAGCTCCTTTTCAACCATCTGATAAAATTGGAATCAAATCAGTCCAAAGAGTGGATGAGGAAATAGTTCCCATGAAACACATGAAGATGGAGTGGATTCCTTACATCCCCTTAGAAGATAG AGGTTCTATGGTTGAAAGGCTAAAATCACAAATTTTTATCTTGAGTTGTGCACAGAGAAG GTCTAGCTTAAAACATCTGAAAGAAGAACGCATTAAGAAATATGAGTATTGCCTCCCTT ATCTATATAATCCATTCAAGGAAGATGAAGTTGAACAAAGCACAATTGTGGATATCATGTTTCCTGCTGAACCAAAACCC GTATTCTGTGAATTTGACTGGGAGCTTGATGAACTTGAG GAATTTACGGATAATCTTGTTGAGTCTGAAGAGTTAACTGAGGATCAAAAAGATCCCTTTAAG GAATTTGTGAAGGAGAAGGTTAGGGAAACAAAGAAGGCTAATCGTGAG GTTAGAGATGCTCGTAAAAAAGCATTGGAAGAAATGAGTGAGGAGAAAAAGACTGCATTCCAGAATATGAGGTTTCTCAAGTTTTATCCTGTAACAACTCCTGATGCCCCTGATATAAGCGGGGTTAAG TCTCCGTTTATAAACAGGTACTATGGA